In Streptomyces sp. NBC_01551, one DNA window encodes the following:
- a CDS encoding glutamate-cysteine ligase family protein, with amino-acid sequence MGEKVVAGGFDLSDRQRYRRKLHECLEGLERLLAEKRFDRPKNMMGLEIELNLAGADGLPRMVNAQVLERIASPDFQTELGMFNLEVNVLPHRLGGRVFDQLSEELSAGLAYAHRQASEIDAGVVMIGILPTISRADLVTANLSAVDRYSLLNEQILMMRGEDFTVDIDGVERLTWSSGSIVPEAACTSVQLHLQVTPARFSDVWNAAQAVTAVQIAVGANSPFLFGRELWRESRPPLFTQATDTRPPELQAQGVRPRTWFGERWVDSAYELFAENVRYFPSLLPICDEEEPLRVLGEGGVPSLQELVLHNGTIYRWNRPVYGVADGVPHLRVENRVLPAGPTVVDVVANAAFYYGLVRTLADEQRPVWSRLPFAEAEANFDAACRYGIDARLRWPRRGRGGGGLASVPAVRLVLEELLPMAAAGLDAWGIEPADRDHYLGIIEERCRRRVNGATWQVDTYHAALAAGLERDAALAATTRRYTELMHKGDPVHTWPVGLAEKEVSASVPVGR; translated from the coding sequence ATGGGGGAGAAGGTCGTGGCAGGCGGATTCGACCTGTCCGATCGGCAACGGTATCGGAGGAAGCTTCACGAGTGCCTTGAGGGACTGGAGCGGCTTCTGGCGGAGAAGAGGTTCGATCGCCCGAAGAACATGATGGGGCTGGAGATCGAGCTGAATCTAGCGGGTGCCGACGGGTTGCCGCGAATGGTGAATGCCCAGGTTCTGGAGCGGATTGCGAGCCCCGATTTCCAGACCGAACTCGGAATGTTCAACCTGGAGGTGAACGTCCTGCCGCACCGGCTCGGCGGCCGGGTATTCGACCAGCTCTCCGAAGAGCTGAGCGCCGGTTTGGCATATGCGCACCGGCAGGCCTCGGAGATCGATGCCGGGGTGGTGATGATCGGTATTCTGCCGACGATCTCGCGGGCCGACCTGGTCACCGCCAACCTTTCGGCCGTGGACCGCTACTCGCTGCTGAACGAGCAGATCCTGATGATGCGGGGGGAGGACTTCACCGTCGACATCGACGGGGTCGAGCGGCTCACCTGGAGCTCGGGGTCGATCGTGCCCGAGGCCGCCTGCACCTCCGTACAGCTGCACCTGCAGGTGACGCCGGCGCGGTTCTCCGACGTGTGGAACGCGGCGCAGGCGGTGACCGCCGTACAGATAGCCGTCGGCGCCAACTCGCCGTTCCTGTTCGGGCGCGAGCTGTGGCGGGAGTCGCGGCCGCCGCTGTTCACCCAGGCCACCGACACCCGGCCGCCGGAGCTCCAGGCGCAGGGGGTGCGGCCGCGGACCTGGTTCGGGGAGCGCTGGGTGGACTCGGCGTACGAGCTCTTCGCGGAGAACGTCCGCTACTTCCCCTCCCTGCTGCCCATTTGCGACGAGGAGGAGCCGTTGCGGGTGCTCGGCGAGGGCGGCGTGCCGAGCCTCCAGGAGCTGGTGCTGCACAACGGCACGATCTACCGGTGGAACCGGCCCGTCTACGGCGTCGCCGACGGGGTCCCGCACCTGCGGGTCGAGAACCGGGTGCTGCCGGCCGGTCCCACCGTCGTCGACGTGGTGGCCAACGCCGCCTTCTACTACGGGCTGGTACGGACCCTCGCCGACGAGCAGCGCCCGGTGTGGAGCCGACTGCCCTTCGCGGAGGCGGAGGCCAACTTCGACGCGGCCTGCCGGTACGGGATCGACGCGCGGCTGCGCTGGCCGCGCCGGGGCCGGGGCGGCGGAGGACTGGCGAGCGTGCCGGCGGTACGGCTCGTACTGGAGGAGCTGCTGCCGATGGCGGCGGCGGGGCTGGACGCCTGGGGCATCGAGCCCGCCGACCGGGACCACTACCTCGGCATCATCGAGGAGCGGTGCCGGCGCCGGGTGAACGGGGCGACCTGGCAGGTGGACACGTACCACGCGGCCTTGGCGGCGGGGCTGGAGCGGGACGCGGCGCTGGCCGCGACCACGCGGCGCTACACCGAGCTGATGCACAAGGGCGATCCCGTGCACACCTGGCCCGTGGGCCTGGCGGAGAAGGAGGTGAGCGCCTCGGTGCCGGTCGGGCGCTGA
- a CDS encoding aminotransferase class I/II-fold pyridoxal phosphate-dependent enzyme, translated as MLGDYRIVGRRASDIAASVEAGVGSGALAPGAPLPPMRELAGELGVNPNTVAAAYRTLRERGVIETDGRRGSRVRARPATAPRDALRMPVPAGVRDLAEGNPDPALLPSLEAALAAAARRHARQPTLYGADPVAPELARRARADFDADGVAAGPVGVTSGALDGIERVLIAHLRPGDAVAVEDPGWGSVLDLAAALGLRVLPVAVDDDGPVADAVERALAEGARALVVTARAQNPTGAAVGAGRAAQLRALLERYPQTLVVDDDHGHGIVDLPLNSLGGVTRHWAFVRSTAKAYGPDLRVAVLTGDAVTMDRVRGRQRLGPGWVSRLLQDVVVELWASGAVDRAAVARSYGERRDGLVAALAERGVRAHGRSGMNVWVPVGDETGAVTRLLAAGWAVSPGARFRVESGPGIRITVSGVGVGEVAGLADAVCSAVGPAGGGRMG; from the coding sequence GTGCTAGGAGACTATCGGATCGTTGGGCGTCGCGCATCGGATATCGCGGCCAGTGTCGAAGCGGGTGTCGGATCGGGCGCGCTCGCACCGGGGGCGCCGCTGCCGCCGATGCGGGAGCTGGCCGGGGAGCTCGGGGTGAACCCGAACACCGTGGCCGCCGCGTACCGGACGCTGCGGGAGCGCGGGGTCATCGAGACGGACGGGCGGCGCGGCAGCCGGGTGCGGGCGCGGCCGGCCACGGCCCCGCGGGACGCGCTGCGGATGCCGGTGCCGGCGGGGGTGCGGGACCTCGCGGAGGGCAATCCGGACCCGGCGCTGCTGCCGTCGCTGGAGGCGGCGCTGGCCGCGGCCGCGCGGCGGCACGCGCGGCAGCCGACGCTGTACGGGGCCGACCCGGTGGCGCCGGAGCTGGCGCGGCGGGCCCGGGCCGACTTCGACGCGGACGGGGTGGCGGCGGGGCCGGTGGGGGTGACCTCGGGGGCGCTGGACGGGATCGAGCGGGTGCTGATCGCGCATCTGCGGCCGGGGGACGCGGTGGCGGTCGAGGACCCGGGCTGGGGCAGCGTGCTGGACCTGGCGGCGGCGCTGGGCCTACGGGTGCTGCCGGTCGCCGTGGACGACGACGGGCCGGTGGCCGACGCGGTCGAGCGGGCGCTGGCCGAGGGGGCGCGGGCCCTGGTGGTGACCGCGCGGGCGCAGAACCCGACCGGCGCGGCGGTCGGCGCGGGCCGGGCGGCGCAGCTGCGGGCGCTGCTGGAGCGCTACCCGCAGACGCTGGTGGTCGACGACGACCACGGGCACGGCATCGTCGACCTGCCGCTGAACTCGCTGGGCGGCGTGACCCGGCACTGGGCGTTCGTCCGCTCCACGGCCAAGGCGTACGGGCCGGACCTGCGGGTCGCGGTGCTGACGGGCGACGCGGTGACGATGGACCGGGTCCGGGGGCGGCAGCGGCTGGGACCGGGGTGGGTGAGCCGGCTGCTCCAGGACGTGGTGGTCGAGCTGTGGGCCTCGGGGGCGGTGGACCGGGCGGCGGTGGCGCGGTCGTACGGGGAGCGGCGGGACGGGCTGGTCGCGGCGCTGGCGGAGCGGGGGGTGCGGGCGCACGGGCGGAGCGGGATGAACGTGTGGGTGCCGGTGGGGGACGAGACCGGGGCGGTGACGCGGCTGCTGGCCGCAGGGTGGGCGGTGTCGCCGGGGGCGAGGTTCCGGGTGGAGTCCGGGCCGGGGATCCGGATCACCGTGTCGGGGGTTGGGGTGGGGGAGGTGGCGGGGCTCGCCGACGCGGTGTGCTCTGCCGTGGGGCCGGCGGGTGGGGGGCGGATGGGGTGA
- a CDS encoding SRPBCC family protein, which yields MAEVTAESRIEAPAAKLWAQLTDWAAYGQWSMTHTNFPKGGPETLAVGATFEENMKMMGFPAEVAWTVSELENERLFAITGKGPMGVAILTRYTLIPDGGATTVRIDGEFNGAAVSLMAGKLKDSATAALNESLRKLAGLVA from the coding sequence ATGGCCGAAGTCACCGCGGAATCACGCATCGAGGCGCCCGCCGCGAAGCTCTGGGCCCAGCTGACGGACTGGGCGGCGTACGGCCAGTGGAGCATGACCCACACCAATTTCCCCAAGGGCGGCCCCGAGACCCTCGCGGTCGGCGCCACCTTCGAGGAGAACATGAAGATGATGGGCTTCCCGGCCGAGGTCGCCTGGACCGTCTCGGAGCTGGAGAACGAGCGGCTCTTCGCCATCACCGGCAAGGGCCCGATGGGCGTGGCCATCCTCACCCGGTACACCCTGATCCCGGACGGCGGGGCCACCACGGTCCGCATCGACGGGGAGTTCAACGGGGCCGCCGTCTCGCTGATGGCGGGCAAGCTCAAGGACTCGGCCACCGCCGCACTGAACGAGTCGCTGCGCAAACTGGCGGGCCTGGTCGCCTGA
- a CDS encoding DMT family transporter has product MNQPPASSGRSLLYLVIAGAAWGTAGAAASLLFLASDLGPLSLTFWRCAGGLVVLLGVLAVRRPRRAARPSAGSLVATGLMFTLFQAAYFAAVQETGLAVGTVVTLGAGPVLIALGARHWMGERLGPGGVVAVGGALAGLAVLVLGSGGGEVRPVGVGWALLSAAGYAAMTLRARWLGQRGAGGDPLVTTVWSTGVGAVCLLPFAVVEGLLPHTVELGRVVWLMVYVATVPTALAYALYFTGAASVRAATVSVIMLIEPVSAAVIAVLLLGERLTGAVVLGTVLLLTAVGALIVAEARRPADGPRVRPVPMAQSAAR; this is encoded by the coding sequence TTGAATCAACCGCCCGCCTCTTCCGGGCGCAGTCTGCTGTACCTCGTCATCGCCGGCGCCGCCTGGGGCACTGCCGGGGCGGCGGCTTCCCTGCTCTTCCTGGCCAGTGACCTCGGGCCGCTCTCCCTCACCTTCTGGCGGTGCGCCGGTGGGCTGGTGGTGCTGCTCGGGGTGCTCGCCGTACGCCGTCCCCGGCGGGCGGCGCGGCCGTCGGCGGGGTCGCTGGTCGCGACGGGGCTGATGTTCACCCTGTTCCAGGCCGCGTACTTCGCCGCCGTGCAGGAGACCGGCCTGGCGGTCGGGACCGTGGTGACCCTGGGCGCCGGGCCGGTGCTGATCGCGCTCGGGGCGCGGCACTGGATGGGCGAGCGGCTCGGTCCGGGCGGGGTCGTCGCCGTCGGCGGGGCGCTCGCCGGGCTGGCCGTGCTGGTGCTGGGCAGCGGGGGCGGCGAGGTGCGGCCCGTCGGTGTGGGGTGGGCGCTGCTGTCCGCCGCCGGATACGCGGCGATGACGCTGCGGGCCCGCTGGCTCGGGCAGCGCGGGGCGGGCGGGGACCCGCTGGTCACCACCGTCTGGTCGACCGGGGTGGGCGCGGTGTGCCTGCTGCCGTTCGCGGTGGTGGAGGGGCTGCTTCCGCACACCGTGGAACTCGGGCGGGTGGTCTGGCTGATGGTGTACGTCGCCACCGTGCCGACGGCTCTGGCGTACGCGCTCTACTTCACCGGGGCGGCCTCGGTGCGGGCCGCGACGGTGTCGGTGATCATGCTGATCGAGCCGGTGAGCGCGGCTGTGATCGCCGTCCTGCTGCTGGGGGAGCGGCTGACCGGTGCCGTGGTGCTGGGCACCGTACTGCTGCTGACCGCGGTGGGTGCGCTGATCGTCGCCGAGGCGCGGCGGCCGGCGGACGGGCCGCGGGTGCGGCCCGTCCCGATGGCTCAGAGCGCCGCGAGGTAG
- a CDS encoding DMT family transporter: protein MQASGKNAGLGLALVSAVAFGGSGVAAKPLIEAGLDPLHMVWLRVAGAALVLSPLAWRHRDLVRRKPFLLAGFGLVAVAGVQAFYFASLSRIPVGVALLLEYLGPALLLGYIRFVQRKPVTRAAAAGAAVAVVGLACVVEIWAGLSLDLLGVLLGLAAACCQACYFVFADQGADGDDVPDPLGVIAYGMIVGTLVMTVIARPWQIDWQVLGGQAAMGDTTLPALVLLGWVVLIATVFAYLTGVVSVRRLSPQVAGVVACLEAVIATVLAWVLLGEHLSTWQIVGGGLVLGGAFIAQSSRSAGAGIPVELVGAVDPAEPDRVKAQA, encoded by the coding sequence ATGCAAGCGTCAGGGAAGAACGCCGGACTGGGCCTCGCCCTCGTCTCGGCGGTCGCGTTCGGTGGGTCGGGCGTCGCGGCGAAGCCGCTGATCGAGGCGGGGCTGGACCCGCTGCACATGGTCTGGCTCAGGGTGGCCGGGGCGGCTCTCGTGCTCTCCCCGCTGGCCTGGCGGCACCGTGATCTGGTCCGCCGCAAACCGTTCCTGCTGGCCGGCTTCGGGCTGGTCGCCGTCGCGGGCGTGCAGGCCTTCTACTTCGCCTCCCTGTCCCGGATCCCGGTCGGCGTGGCCCTGCTGCTGGAGTACCTGGGGCCGGCGCTGCTGCTCGGCTACATCCGGTTCGTCCAGCGCAAGCCCGTCACGCGGGCGGCCGCGGCCGGTGCGGCGGTGGCCGTGGTGGGTCTGGCCTGCGTGGTCGAGATCTGGGCCGGGCTGAGTCTGGACCTGCTCGGCGTGCTGCTCGGCCTCGCCGCCGCCTGCTGCCAGGCCTGCTACTTCGTCTTCGCCGACCAGGGCGCCGACGGGGACGACGTCCCCGACCCGCTGGGCGTGATCGCCTACGGCATGATCGTCGGCACGCTGGTGATGACCGTGATCGCGCGGCCCTGGCAGATCGACTGGCAGGTGCTGGGCGGGCAGGCCGCGATGGGTGACACGACCTTGCCCGCGCTGGTGCTGCTGGGGTGGGTGGTGCTGATCGCCACCGTCTTCGCGTACCTGACCGGGGTGGTTTCGGTGCGCAGGCTCTCGCCGCAGGTGGCCGGGGTGGTGGCCTGCCTGGAGGCGGTCATCGCGACCGTGCTGGCGTGGGTGCTGCTCGGGGAGCACCTTTCCACGTGGCAGATCGTGGGCGGTGGGCTGGTGTTGGGCGGGGCGTTCATCGCTCAGTCCTCGCGGTCCGCCGGTGCCGGGATTCCCGTCGAGTTGGTGGGGGCGGTGGATCCGGCCGAGCCGGATCGGGTGAAGGCGCAGGCCTAG
- a CDS encoding PadR family transcriptional regulator, with product MRSHGHEHGRGHGHCGPDRREEFQGRRAAFGPFGPGFGGGPWGGRGGRGGPRGRARRGDVRASILALLADRPMHGYEMIQEIGERSGGAWKPSPGSVYPTLQLLEDEGLITSESEGGKKLFTLTDAGRTEAEAGSAAPWDEAGRGFDREAMSEIRTAGIGLMEAFGQVWKTGSAEQREKAIAVVNDARKKLYLILADDH from the coding sequence ATGCGTTCACACGGACACGAACACGGACGAGGTCACGGCCACTGCGGGCCGGACCGTCGGGAGGAGTTCCAGGGGCGGCGCGCCGCGTTCGGGCCGTTCGGGCCGGGCTTCGGCGGCGGGCCCTGGGGTGGGCGAGGAGGCCGCGGCGGACCGCGTGGCCGGGCCCGGCGGGGTGACGTACGCGCCTCGATCCTGGCGCTGCTCGCCGACCGGCCGATGCACGGCTACGAGATGATCCAGGAGATCGGCGAGCGCAGCGGCGGGGCCTGGAAGCCCAGCCCGGGCTCGGTCTACCCGACCCTCCAGCTGCTGGAGGACGAGGGGCTCATCACCAGCGAGAGCGAGGGCGGCAAGAAGCTGTTCACGCTCACCGACGCCGGCCGCACCGAGGCCGAGGCGGGCTCCGCCGCGCCTTGGGACGAGGCGGGCCGCGGCTTCGACCGCGAGGCGATGAGCGAGATCCGGACGGCCGGCATCGGCCTGATGGAGGCGTTCGGGCAGGTCTGGAAGACCGGCTCCGCCGAGCAGCGGGAGAAGGCGATCGCCGTCGTCAACGACGCCCGCAAGAAGCTCTACCTGATCCTGGCCGACGATCACTGA
- a CDS encoding PhzF family phenazine biosynthesis protein, whose amino-acid sequence MRLRIVDAFTDRPFAGNPAAVLLLEDGFPSEVWLQQVAAEVNLSETAFAHPLPPGGDADWALRWFTPAAEVDMCGHATLATAHVLATSGLATGLIRFTARCGILTAQAATDGTITLDFPTSALTRIEPAAQVRGALGAEIASVHDTSEHVGDLLVELADERTVRELTPDLAALRGYARRGIIVTAPAEDPSRGYDFVSRGFFPALGIDEDPVTGSAHTALAPFWAARLGRTELVGLQGGARQGHVTVRLRGDRTLLTGDAVTVLDGELLARP is encoded by the coding sequence ATGCGCCTCCGAATCGTCGACGCCTTCACCGACCGCCCGTTCGCCGGGAACCCCGCCGCAGTCCTGCTCCTGGAGGACGGGTTCCCCTCGGAGGTCTGGCTCCAGCAGGTCGCCGCCGAGGTCAACCTCTCCGAGACGGCCTTCGCGCACCCCCTGCCGCCCGGCGGGGACGCCGACTGGGCGCTGCGCTGGTTCACCCCCGCCGCCGAGGTCGACATGTGCGGCCACGCCACCCTCGCCACCGCCCACGTCCTGGCGACGAGCGGTCTCGCGACCGGGCTGATCCGCTTCACGGCGCGCTGCGGGATACTCACTGCGCAGGCGGCCACGGACGGCACGATCACCCTGGACTTCCCGACGTCCGCGCTCACCCGGATCGAGCCGGCGGCGCAGGTGCGCGGCGCGCTCGGCGCCGAGATCGCGTCGGTCCACGACACGTCGGAGCACGTCGGCGACCTGCTGGTCGAGCTGGCGGACGAGCGGACCGTACGGGAGCTCACCCCGGACCTGGCCGCCCTGCGCGGCTACGCCCGCCGCGGGATCATCGTCACCGCGCCCGCCGAGGACCCCTCGCGCGGGTACGACTTCGTCTCGCGCGGCTTCTTCCCGGCGCTCGGCATCGACGAGGACCCGGTCACCGGCAGCGCCCACACCGCCCTGGCCCCGTTCTGGGCCGCGCGGCTCGGCCGTACCGAACTCGTCGGACTGCAGGGCGGGGCCCGCCAGGGCCACGTCACCGTCCGCCTCCGCGGCGACCGCACCCTCCTGACGGGCGACGCGGTCACCGTCCTGGACGGCGAACTCCTCGCCCGCCCCTGA
- a CDS encoding CPBP family intramembrane glutamic endopeptidase: MRTESEPVVGELGGQDRALLRTETLLVLALSLGASGVSALISFIGSLTKPGGLKDQAATLNGSYAPGRPWLDLAWQLFGIASALVPVLLVAHLLTREGAPGLRVLGFDRTRPLWDLGRGALVAAGIGSAGLAFYLAARASGFNLTVVPEALPDVWWKFPVLILSAVQNAVVEEVIVLAYLLRRLGQLGWSPMGALLASSALRGSYHLYQGIGGFIGNMVMGAVFVLAYRRWGRVAPLVVAHALLDIVAFGGYALLAGKVGWLPTP; this comes from the coding sequence GTGCGGACTGAGTCGGAGCCGGTGGTCGGGGAGCTGGGCGGACAGGACCGCGCTCTCCTGCGGACCGAGACGCTGCTCGTGCTGGCGCTGTCGCTCGGCGCGAGCGGGGTCTCGGCGCTGATCAGCTTCATCGGCTCGCTCACCAAGCCGGGCGGCCTCAAGGACCAGGCCGCCACGCTCAACGGCTCGTACGCGCCCGGCCGGCCCTGGCTGGACCTGGCCTGGCAGCTGTTCGGCATCGCGAGCGCGCTGGTGCCGGTGCTGCTGGTCGCGCACCTGCTGACCCGGGAGGGCGCCCCCGGGCTGCGGGTGCTGGGCTTCGACCGGACCCGGCCGCTGTGGGACCTGGGCCGGGGCGCGCTGGTCGCGGCCGGGATCGGGAGCGCGGGCCTGGCCTTCTACCTGGCGGCGCGCGCCTCCGGCTTCAACCTGACGGTGGTGCCGGAGGCGCTGCCCGACGTGTGGTGGAAGTTCCCGGTGCTGATCCTCTCCGCGGTGCAGAACGCCGTGGTCGAGGAGGTCATCGTGCTGGCGTACCTGCTGCGGCGGCTGGGTCAGCTGGGCTGGTCGCCGATGGGCGCGCTGCTGGCCAGCTCGGCGCTGCGCGGCTCGTACCACCTCTACCAGGGCATCGGCGGGTTCATCGGCAACATGGTGATGGGGGCCGTCTTCGTGCTCGCCTACCGCCGGTGGGGCCGGGTGGCGCCGCTGGTCGTCGCGCACGCGCTGCTCGACATCGTCGCCTTCGGCGGGTACGCGCTGCTGGCGGGGAAGGTGGGCTGGCTGCCGACCCCCTGA
- a CDS encoding pyridoxamine 5'-phosphate oxidase family protein encodes MTATTEPTRTTGTTGTTAYEPTDRTVPTRSRERARYDRETVHSILDQAYVCHLGFVRDGAPVVLPTLFGRVGERLYIHGSTGSRPLLAAGKADPGLPVCVTVTHVDGLVLARSAFHHSLNYRSVVVHGTAYQVTDEAECRMALDALVDHVVPGRSADSRPANAKELAATAVIRLDLDEVSAKLRTGGPNDDAEDLDLPYWTGVVPVAPAYGTPVPAADLAPGIAVPDYLAAL; translated from the coding sequence ATGACCGCCACGACCGAGCCGACCAGAACGACCGGGACCACCGGGACCACCGCCTACGAGCCCACCGACCGCACGGTCCCCACCCGCTCCCGCGAGCGGGCGCGCTACGACCGCGAGACGGTGCACTCGATACTCGACCAGGCGTACGTCTGCCACCTCGGCTTCGTCCGCGACGGCGCGCCCGTGGTCCTCCCGACGCTCTTCGGCCGGGTCGGCGAGAGGCTGTACATCCACGGCTCCACCGGCTCCCGCCCCCTCCTCGCCGCCGGCAAGGCCGACCCCGGCCTGCCCGTCTGCGTGACGGTGACGCACGTCGACGGCCTGGTGCTGGCCCGGTCGGCCTTCCACCACTCGCTCAACTACCGCTCGGTCGTCGTCCACGGCACCGCCTACCAGGTCACGGACGAGGCCGAGTGCCGGATGGCCCTGGACGCCCTGGTCGACCACGTCGTACCGGGCCGCTCGGCCGACTCCCGGCCCGCCAACGCCAAGGAGCTCGCGGCCACCGCCGTGATCCGGCTGGACCTCGACGAGGTGTCCGCGAAGCTCCGTACCGGCGGGCCGAACGACGACGCCGAGGACCTGGACCTGCCCTACTGGACGGGCGTGGTCCCGGTCGCGCCCGCGTACGGAACCCCCGTCCCGGCCGCCGACCTGGCCCCCGGCATCGCCGTCCCGGACTACCTCGCGGCGCTCTGA
- a CDS encoding DUF5999 family protein: MCQHQPACPSADSADREAAHPVANHPEQGWSLLCNGVLLFEDTGELLPDGQIIAPHRPLAAAHVAKAA; encoded by the coding sequence ATGTGCCAGCACCAGCCAGCGTGCCCGTCAGCCGACTCCGCCGACCGGGAGGCCGCGCATCCCGTGGCGAACCACCCGGAACAGGGCTGGAGCCTGCTGTGCAATGGTGTCCTGCTCTTCGAGGACACCGGTGAGCTGCTGCCGGACGGCCAGATCATCGCCCCGCACCGCCCGCTCGCGGCGGCGCACGTGGCGAAGGCGGCCTAG
- a CDS encoding DMT family transporter yields MSAPATPRRTLAPLTSPASPTTTRTSRTTTRLDWRLRFAFLSVIWGFSFLLIKVGTEAYAPFQVALGRVFFGALALLTVLLFRRERLPRGRRTWAHLTVAALLLNTAPFSLFAYAELSIPSSLAGICNATSPLWGMALSLVALSEDRPTRRRFAGLGLGFLGVLTVLGAWQGFSGVDAKGTALALLASLCYPIGWIYVRRTLASTPGSPVALTGAQLLISTLQLLLVSSLFTSAPTSFPLWPTLSVIALGALGTGMALQMQYGLVTEVGPTTAQMVTYFIPVIATTAGVALLGEQLHWNTPVGAAIVLAGAALTQARRSSPGAKPSAPGAKPSAPEAQSSPAGSTSSSAESKSSPAGV; encoded by the coding sequence ATGAGCGCACCCGCCACCCCTCGCAGAACCCTCGCCCCACTGACCTCCCCGGCCTCCCCGACGACGACGCGTACCTCCCGGACGACGACGCGCCTGGACTGGCGGCTGCGCTTCGCGTTCCTCTCGGTGATCTGGGGCTTCAGTTTCCTGCTGATCAAGGTGGGTACGGAGGCCTACGCGCCGTTCCAGGTCGCCCTCGGCCGGGTCTTCTTCGGCGCGCTCGCCCTGCTGACCGTGCTCCTGTTCCGCCGCGAGCGCCTGCCGCGCGGCCGCCGCACCTGGGCGCACCTGACGGTGGCGGCGCTGCTCCTGAACACCGCCCCGTTCTCGCTGTTCGCGTACGCGGAGCTGAGCATCCCGTCGAGCCTGGCGGGCATCTGCAACGCGACCTCGCCGCTGTGGGGCATGGCGCTCTCGCTGGTGGCGCTGTCCGAGGACCGTCCGACGCGGCGCCGCTTCGCGGGCCTGGGCCTGGGTTTCCTCGGCGTGCTGACGGTGCTCGGCGCGTGGCAGGGCTTCTCCGGCGTGGACGCCAAGGGCACGGCGCTCGCACTGCTGGCCTCGCTCTGCTACCCGATCGGCTGGATCTACGTCCGCCGCACGCTGGCGTCGACCCCGGGCTCACCGGTGGCCCTGACCGGCGCCCAGCTCCTGATCTCGACACTCCAACTGCTCCTGGTCAGCTCCCTCTTCACCTCGGCCCCGACCTCGTTCCCGCTGTGGCCCACCCTCTCCGTGATCGCCCTGGGCGCACTGGGCACGGGCATGGCGCTCCAGATGCAGTACGGCCTGGTGACCGAAGTCGGCCCGACGACGGCCCAGATGGTCACGTACTTCATCCCGGTGATCGCCACCACGGCAGGCGTGGCCCTGCTGGGCGAGCAACTCCACTGGAACACCCCGGTGGGCGCCGCCATCGTCCTGGCAGGCGCGGCCCTGACCCAAGCCCGCCGATCCAGCCCCGGGGCCAAGCCCAGCGCCCCCGGGGCCAAGCCCAGCGCCCCCGAGGCCCAATCCAGCCCCGCCGGGAGCACATCCAGCTCCGCCGAGAGCAAATCCAGCCCCGCCGGCGTTTGA
- a CDS encoding LysR family transcriptional regulator — MLNLERLRTLDALARHGSVSGAAEGLHVTTSAVSQQMAKLEREIGQPLLAKNGRGVRLTDAGRLLADHAARIISQVELAQADVEAQRGCAVGELRVGAFPTAMRGLLPGALTALRAAHPELRTRVREQEPEESMAAVVRGDLDLALAIDWHNKRMPVPAELTRAHLLDDSCDIAVPAGHRLAGRDRISLAEFADEEWISWNEGQFCHEWLVYTLRGTGIEPRIAHIAEEHHTQLAFVEAGLGVCVTPRLGRGPVPPGVRLLPVSAAVRRHVYVVWRADADRRPSIRAAVEALQVAALAV, encoded by the coding sequence ATGTTGAACCTGGAGCGGCTCCGCACCCTCGACGCCCTCGCCCGCCACGGCTCGGTCAGCGGCGCGGCGGAAGGACTCCACGTCACCACCTCCGCCGTGTCCCAGCAGATGGCCAAGCTGGAGCGGGAGATCGGCCAGCCGCTGCTCGCCAAGAACGGGCGCGGCGTGCGCCTCACCGACGCCGGGCGCCTCCTCGCCGATCACGCGGCCCGGATCATCTCCCAGGTGGAGCTGGCCCAGGCCGATGTCGAGGCCCAACGGGGTTGTGCCGTCGGCGAGTTGCGGGTCGGGGCGTTCCCGACCGCCATGCGCGGGCTGCTGCCCGGGGCGCTCACCGCACTGCGCGCCGCGCACCCCGAGCTGCGGACCCGCGTACGGGAGCAGGAGCCGGAGGAGAGCATGGCGGCCGTCGTCCGCGGTGACCTCGACCTGGCCCTGGCCATCGACTGGCACAACAAGCGGATGCCGGTGCCGGCGGAGCTCACGCGGGCGCACCTGCTCGACGACTCCTGCGACATCGCGGTGCCGGCCGGTCACCGGCTGGCCGGCCGCGACCGGATCTCCCTCGCCGAGTTCGCCGACGAGGAGTGGATCTCCTGGAACGAGGGCCAGTTCTGCCACGAGTGGCTGGTGTACACCCTGCGCGGCACCGGCATCGAGCCGCGCATCGCGCACATCGCCGAGGAGCACCACACCCAGCTGGCGTTCGTCGAGGCCGGACTCGGGGTGTGCGTGACGCCCCGGCTCGGGCGCGGCCCGGTCCCGCCGGGGGTCCGGCTGCTGCCGGTGAGCGCCGCGGTGCGCCGCCACGTGTACGTGGTCTGGCGCGCGGACGCCGACCGCCGGCCCTCGATCAGGGCGGCCGTCGAGGCCCTCCAGGTGGCCGCCCTCGCGGTGTAG